Proteins encoded in a region of the Cupriavidus pauculus genome:
- the nadB gene encoding L-aspartate oxidase — MNYDVAIVGSGLAGLTVALQLAETHRVAMLTKRAMTQGASDWAQGGIAAVLDSGDSYDEHTQDTLVAGAGLCDEGATRFIVEHGRDAIQWLIDRSVPFTRDDQAELGFHLTREGGHSHRRIIHAADATGHAVVTTLAEQARRHPNITIIEDQFAIDLITAEKLGLPGNKCYGLYVLDDATGEVRTITATHTVLAAGGAGKVYLYTTNPDTATGDGIAMAWRAGCRVANMEFIQFHPTCLYHPYAKSFLISEAVRGEGGLLKLPDGTRFMPDHDPRAELAPRDVVARAIDFEMKKRGLDCVYLDITHQPPEFLKEHFPTIHARCLELGIDITREPIPVVPAAHYTCGGVVTDTAGRTDLSNLYAVGETACTGLHGANRLASNSLLECIVIGRAAAADIASQDKAGAPDIQLPAWDESRVSDADEEVVVSHNWDELRRMMWNYVGIVRTDKRLERAQHRIGLLREEIAEYYANFRVTRDLLELRNLVEVASLIVDSAYSRHESRGLHFSRDYPDTLPKALPTVLQPLTRRAEAHRNGKQKISR; from the coding sequence ATGAATTATGACGTCGCGATCGTCGGCAGCGGACTGGCCGGTCTGACCGTCGCCCTGCAACTGGCCGAGACTCACCGGGTGGCGATGCTCACCAAGCGCGCGATGACGCAGGGCGCGAGCGACTGGGCGCAGGGCGGCATCGCCGCGGTACTGGACTCCGGCGACAGCTACGACGAACACACGCAGGACACGCTGGTCGCGGGTGCGGGCCTGTGCGATGAAGGTGCGACGCGCTTCATCGTGGAGCACGGCCGCGACGCCATCCAGTGGCTGATCGACCGTAGCGTCCCGTTCACGCGCGACGATCAGGCCGAGCTCGGATTCCACCTCACGCGCGAAGGCGGACACAGCCATCGCCGCATCATCCATGCCGCCGACGCGACGGGCCATGCCGTGGTCACGACCCTCGCCGAGCAGGCGCGCCGGCACCCGAACATCACGATCATCGAAGACCAGTTCGCGATCGACCTGATCACCGCGGAGAAGCTCGGCCTGCCCGGCAACAAATGCTACGGCCTGTACGTACTCGACGACGCGACGGGCGAGGTGCGCACCATCACGGCCACGCACACGGTGCTCGCGGCCGGTGGCGCGGGCAAGGTCTACCTGTACACGACCAATCCCGATACGGCGACCGGCGACGGCATTGCGATGGCATGGCGCGCGGGCTGCCGCGTGGCGAACATGGAGTTCATCCAGTTCCATCCGACCTGCCTCTATCACCCCTACGCGAAGTCGTTCCTGATCTCGGAAGCGGTGCGCGGCGAAGGCGGCCTGCTGAAGCTGCCCGACGGCACACGATTCATGCCCGACCACGATCCGCGCGCGGAACTCGCGCCGCGCGACGTGGTGGCGCGCGCGATCGACTTCGAGATGAAGAAGCGCGGCCTCGACTGCGTGTACCTCGATATCACGCATCAGCCGCCCGAATTCCTCAAGGAGCATTTCCCGACGATCCACGCGCGCTGCCTCGAACTCGGCATCGATATCACGCGCGAGCCGATTCCGGTCGTGCCCGCCGCGCACTACACGTGCGGTGGCGTGGTGACGGATACGGCGGGCCGCACCGATCTCTCCAATCTCTACGCGGTGGGCGAGACGGCCTGCACGGGCCTGCACGGCGCCAACCGGCTGGCATCGAATTCGTTGCTGGAATGCATCGTGATCGGCCGCGCGGCCGCCGCCGATATCGCCTCGCAGGACAAGGCCGGCGCGCCCGATATCCAGTTGCCCGCCTGGGACGAGAGCCGCGTATCGGATGCCGACGAGGAAGTCGTGGTGTCGCACAACTGGGACGAGCTGCGCCGCATGATGTGGAACTACGTGGGGATTGTGCGCACGGACAAGCGGCTCGAACGCGCGCAGCACCGCATCGGCCTGCTGCGCGAGGAGATCGCCGAGTACTACGCGAATTTCCGCGTCACGCGCGATCTGCTCGAACTGCGCAACCTCGTGGAGGTGGCGTCGCTGATCGTTGACAGCGCGTACTCGCGGCACGAGAGCCGCGGCCTCCATTTCAGCCGCGACTATCCCGATACCCTGCCGAAGGCGCTGCCGACCGTGCTGCAGCCGCTGACCCGCCGCGCGGAAGCGCACCGCAACGGCAAGCAGAAGATCAGCCGATAG
- the rpmG gene encoding 50S ribosomal protein L33, with amino-acid sequence MASKGGRDKIKLESTAGTGHFYTTTKNKRTMPEKMEIMKFDPVARKHVAYKETKIK; translated from the coding sequence ATGGCCAGCAAAGGCGGACGCGACAAGATCAAGCTGGAATCGACCGCAGGTACGGGTCATTTCTACACGACGACCAAGAACAAGCGCACCATGCCGGAAAAGATGGAGATCATGAAGTTCGATCCCGTCGCCCGCAAGCACGTCGCTTACAAGGAAACCAAGATCAAGTAA
- the rpmB gene encoding 50S ribosomal protein L28, protein MARVCQVTGKAPMVGNNVSHANNKTKRRFLPNLQNRRFFVESENRWVSLRVSNAGLRLIDKKGIDSVLADLRARGEV, encoded by the coding sequence ATGGCACGCGTCTGTCAAGTGACCGGGAAAGCGCCGATGGTCGGCAACAACGTTTCCCACGCAAACAACAAGACCAAGCGCCGTTTTCTGCCCAACCTGCAGAACCGCCGCTTCTTTGTTGAATCGGAAAACCGCTGGGTGAGCCTGCGCGTCTCGAACGCCGGTCTGCGCCTGATTGACAAGAAAGGCATCGACTCCGTGCTCGCAGACCTGCGCGCACGTGGCGAAGTCTAA